The Sciurus carolinensis chromosome X, mSciCar1.2, whole genome shotgun sequence DNA segment CCTTGCCAGGGGCGCAGGGGAGACGCCCGGCTCCGCGCAGGGGTCCCTCGGGGCGCGCGGTTACGGAAACCAGCTCGGCAGCCCATCCCGCCTTAGAACTGGCTTCCTGCCACGGCTTTGTCCTCCCGGTGTTTCCGGTGCACCGGGGCTGCCTCTTTCCCGGCCTCTGCAGGCCCCGAGCCAAGAGCAGGCTAAGCCGCAGGGGCGGGCGCGCTCTCAAAACGGCGAGCACGCACATCCACGTGCGCAGACTCCTGAGCACGAACGCACGCGTGCGTTCCTACAGGTGCACACGCGAGGCCTCCACCCAGGTGCCCAAGGAGGCCAGCCTCCACCCAGCCTCCCTACTCAGGATCCTAAGGAGGTCAGCCTCCCTTTAGCCTGTTCACACTGGCTTCTAAGGAGTCCAATCTCCTTGAAGCCTCCCTGCTCAGATTCCTAAggagcccagcctcctcctcccagcctccctaCTCATGTTCCTAAGGAGGTCAGCCTCCCTCTAGCCTGTTCACACTGGCTTCTAGGGAGCCCAGTCTCCTTGAAGCCTCCCTACTCAGATTCCTAAGGAGTCCAGCCTCCTCCCAGGCTCTCCTTACAGGTCCCTAAGGAGCCCAacctcccccagcctccctgccgGCTAGCCGTCCCTTCTCTGGTGACCCGCATCCCCTCTCCCCCAGGAGCCGCAGCCAGCATGGACGTCCTCCGGCTCCTGATGCTTCTGACGCCCGCCTGCCTCCCGCAGGAAGCCGCCCAGGGTAAGCGCTGGAGGGAAGACGCGCGCTCTGTGGGTTTTCCGTTGCAACCAAGCCTTCCGCGCGGTGGGGAGGCTGACAGAGTCGTCCTGCGCCTTCCGCGACCCCCCTGTGGGGCGTCCTGTGACACTAGCGGGTGTCGCAATCGGGATCTTGCAAAACCCACCGCAGCCCCAGAGCCAGGACGCGCCAGGAGGCCGCCCCGCCCGGCGCTGTGGGGAGGCCCAGGTGCGAGGACCGTCGCTGATCCTGGTCGCGTTCTGACGGGAGATGGCGACCAGGGGCGTCTTCTCCGCGCCGGCTGGGGAAGCGGAGAGACCCTGGCGTCCGGCTGCCCTGGGAATTCTCAGAGGGGATTTGGACAGGGACCTGCCCGGCCACGGGAGGACCGAGCAGAAgcgggagggtggggaggaggccccGAGGGCGGGTCAGCTTCCCGCACGGGGTCCCCTGACCCTCCAGGGAAACCAGCCCCTGCTCCACGTGGCAAGTCCAGCAGCCTCCAGGGGCAGGAGAAGCCGCTGGTGGGGACATCAGAGCCTCACAGGCCAGATTCTCTGAGCCCAGACACGGTCCTCAGGCCCTGGGCTGCAGGTGGCCCCAGGCTGCCACAGGGACGCCCAGGACAGGAGCGAGTCTCAGTGGCTCTTTCCAGACAGATGCGCTGGTTAGAGGCCACCTGGGCCACAGGCGTCCCCGTGGTCAGTGAGGGAGCCTGAAATCTGTACCCATCAGAGAAGGACCACATCTCAAGTGACCCACCCCGGCCTCTTCCCATGGTGTCCAGCTGactccacaggctcagggaggctccttcctgcctctccagctcttgggctccaggtggccctgggctggtggccccagccctccagcctctgcctccgtctccactgcctcctcctctgtgtccgtgtctcctcttctgtctcttgtgaggacacggccatggcctcagggccaccctgcccaggaggagctcctctcagggtcctgcactcactgcctctgcagagaccccatgtccacaccaggtcccctgcacaggttctgggtcaagatgtggacaggaccagcctcttcccatggagtccagctgcctccacaggctcagggaggctccttcctgcctctccagctcttggggctccaggtggccctgggctggtggccccagccctccagcctctgcctccgtctccacatggctcctcctctgtgtctgtgtctcctcttctgtctcttgtgaggacacggccatggcctcagggccaccctgaccaggaggagctcctctcagggtcctgcactcactgcctctgcagagactcCGTTTCCCCTAAGGGTCCCGTTGGAGGCTGTGGAGGCAAGGAAGGGACACGCATCCCCAGGGAGATACCTTAACCCGCCCCAGGTGATTCTACTCCACGTGCTTAGTCGACGACCCAGGATCCCCCTACCCCGTGCCTGGCTGCCCACCTCCTGGGAGAGCTCAGGGGAGCCCTGCACGAGGGCGGGATGAGCTCGGTATCCCTCCATCCCATGTCGCTGGCTGGACAGGCACcgtccattccttagggctcccTCACACCACACTCCGGTTCCTTTCCCAGTTCTGCACTTGGCTAGTCCCTCTGTGTCCCTCAGGTTTTCCTTGCTGTGACTGAATATCtgaaagaacaacttaaaagacaaaagatttattgcggctcatggtgtcagaggttcagtccatggtgggccgactccatgactctggcccaaggtgaggcagaacaaaatggcggaagggcctggaagaggagagcagctcaggacgtggcaccaggaagcagagagagctctgctcaccagggaccagatgtaaaccccatggagccagggacaggatatagtccccaaggagccagggacaggatatagtccccaaggagccagggacaggatatagtccccaaggagccagggacagggtatagtccccaaggagccagggacaggatatagtccccatggagccagggacagggtatagtccccaaggagccagggacaggatatagtccccaaggaaccagggacaggatatagtccccagggagccagggacaggatatagtccccagggaaccagggacaggatatagtccccaaggagccagggacaggatatagtccccaaagagccagggacaggatatagtccccaaggagtcaGGGTCAGGATagagtccccaaggagccggggacaggatatagtccccaaggcatgtccccagtgacccagctcctccattCACAtgccacctgcctacagtcaccacccagtgagTCCatccaagtggattaatccacattTGGATACAGCTCTCCTAACCTGATCCTTTCCCCTCTGAATGTCTCTGCGTCAGCAGGAGCTGTGGGTGTTCCTCAAGGCCAGGGCTGTTCTGGACTCAGGACTACAATATGCAAGTGTTTCTTTTTTGCATGTGACACATCctaaaattctgactttattttattttactttttttttttgcctgagtCCCCTGAACCTCACACCTGGATCAGATCACATGAGAGCAGCAGTATCGTAGGGCCAGGGTCTCTAGAACCTTCTCCAGGTGCTTCCTGCCAGTTAGAGCTGAGTTCTTTCCAgtctctcattttctccttttttcagtGTCTAAATCCTTTTATTTGATCTGATGAGTtgcacctgacagcagaaggcatggatgcgTTTTGACAGATCAGACgtaaatggagggtcatctcatttttctgactgtccatgttgcaggatcacatggtcatgcagtcacacatgcacatgagtcatcaggtctgttcactctactgtccttcctgccccacacccttccctcccttcactccctctacctgatctaaagtacctccattcttccctacccaccccttattgtgaattagcatctgcatatcagagagaacattcagcctttggttttttaggtttggcttatttcattgagcataatattctccagctccatccatttaccaccaaatgccatcatttcattcttcttcatggctgagtaatattccattgtgtatatgccacatttcctttatcccatcatctgttgaagggcacccaggttggttccatagcttggctattgtgagttgagctgctataaacactgatgtggctgtgtcactgtagtgtgctgattttaagtcctttgggtataaaccgaggagtgggatagctgggtcacatggtggttccattccaagtgtcctgaggaatctccaccctcctttccagagtggctgcaccattttgcattcccaccagccatgtgtgagtggaccttttccccacgtcctcgcccACACTTATGGTTGCTGGTCTTGTTGATCATGGCCATTCTGACtgcggtgagatggaatctcagtcgttttgatttgtatttctctaattgctacagatattcaacattttttcatatatttgtagatggattgtatttcttcttctgtgaagtgtctgttcagttccttcgcccatttgttaattgttttttttctttgttggtgttaagttttgcAAGTTCTTTACACATCCCGGAGATgggtgctctatctgaggtgcgtgtggtatagattttctcccactccataggtgCCCTCTTCGCATGACTGatggtttcttttgctgagaagcagctctttggtttgattccatcccattgattgattcttgattttacttcttgctctttcGGGGTCTTGTTGAGGACGTCGGGTCCTAGGCCGacactccatccatttaccagcaaatgccatcatttcattcttcttcatggctgagtaatatttcactgtgtatatgccacatttcctttatccactcatctattgaagggcaccgaGGTTGGTTTTGCTTCTAGTAGTCGCGGGGTCTCTGTTCTTGCAGCCTGCCCCTCCGTCCCTCCCTTCCaacctccctccttccttcctttttctttcttttttgctttgaaCTTCACTTTATCTCTGACCTCAACTTCAGTGAATCGGAAATAACTCTTAGGAAGGCTCTTAAGCGGAGGTTTCATGGAATCATTTCCAGGAAACGTCTTCATTCCGTTACTTTCTGTGGATTTCACACGTGTGTATCCGTGTGAGCATAGATAAAGGTAAGCGAGCTCTACGTGGCACGGACACGTGTAAGGAGTCTGTCGTGCGGCATCGTCACTGCGAATGCGCTACTGCACGTGTGCGCATGCGTGCGCGTGCACGTGAACTCCTACTTTACAGAACCCACTGCTTAGGCTGAGTCCGTGCAGCAAAGGCGCCACAGCACGTCTCCCTGTCCCCCAAGCTACCCAGACTCTCGGGAAGCAGAGGGCACGGGAAAAGTCAGGGACAGGACACGGTCCCAAGCTGTGCTCCGAGCCACCTGCCCCTGCACCGTGCACCGCCTGCTCCTGCCTTTTCCTCTCTGGTTCAGCGCCACGCTCTTCAGCAGCGCGCGGGTCGTAGGCGACGTGTATTTGCAGCGAAGCAAGACGAGTCAAAACGCCTCGGTCCACACGCGCTCGCCTGTTTGCATGAGGCCCGACTCTGCGTCAGCGAAAGCGGGTGAGATTCGGAGGCACGAGGCTGAGTGCGTGCGTGTGCAAGAGCCTGCGCTCTAGGGACCCGTTCAGGACCCTGAACACTACATTTTCCACACCTAAAAAGGTCTGCCAGGTGTTTTCAGGCCTCAGTTATCCTGACAAGCTCAAAAGAAAATCAGGATGAAAGACACGATATGTCCGTGCTTAGGTCTTAAGTGTCACCCAACTCGCAGCTCGTGCCGCGGCGCCTGCCTGCAACCCCAGCgactgagaaggctgaggcaggagtacgCAGGTGGAAGGCCAGCCTCGCTGCCTCAGCAGGACCTGTCTCCAGAGGCCCCTCGCGACGGAGCTTCCGGACTCGATCCCACTGCGAAAACCAAACCAAGTTCTAGTCTAGATAAAGCTCTGGAAGTGCTGCCTGTGCGCGTGACGGGGGTCCCAGGTGCTAATCCACGAGCGCATCGAAGGTTCCGTGGGACCAGTGGGTGGTGACTACAGGCAGGTGGCGCATGGCTGCAGGAAGCAGGTCGCTGGGAGCAAGGTCTTGGGACTagatcctgtccccggctccccggggactatatcctgtccctggttccatggggactatatcctgtccctggttccatggggactatatcctgtccctggttccatggggactatatcctgtccctggctccctggggactatatcctgtccctggttccatggggactatatcctgtccctggttccatggggactatatcctgtccctggctccctggggactatatcctgtccctggttccatggggactatatcctgtccctggttccatggggactatatcctgtccctggttccatggggactgtatcctgtccccggctccttggggactatatcctgtccccggctccccggggactatatcctgtccccggttccatggggactatatcctgtccctggctccttggggactatatcctgtccctgggtccttggggactatatcctgtccctggctccatggggactatatcctgtccctggctccctggggactatatcctgtccctggctccttggggactatatcctgtccctggctccttggggactgtatcctgtccctggctccttggggactgtatcctgtccctggctccatggggactatgtcctgtccctggctccatggggactatatcctgtccctggctccttggggactatatcctgtccctggctccttggggactatatcctgtccctggttccttggggactatatcctgtccctggctccatggggactatatcctgtccctggctccatggggactatatcctgtccctggctccatggggactatatcctgtccctggctccttggggtttatatctggtccctggtgagcagagctctctctgcttcttggtgccacgtcctgagctgctctcctcctccaggcccttgcgccattttgttctgcctcaccttgggccagagccatggagtcggcccaccatggactgaacctctgaaactttgaaccACAAGacatttttccataaaaatgatGTAAAACTGAGCCGTGCACCCGGATATCCCAGTCTCAAAGGTGGTTCTCACATAAACAGACAACACAACTTCTCTGTTTTGATGAGTGTTTTCTTCCCACCGTTGGGAAATCGGATGAGATCACGGTGGTGCTCCTGGCTCGGGGCTGCTGCCGGTGTGTAGTAGGGACTCATCCGGGCGCAGCTGCTACCTCCAAGGACAGGGGCCGAGTCcacaggggtgggtggggaggcgGGAATGCTCCGCTTGGAGTCTCCTGTGTCTCCTCACTcaggctcctcctgctcctccccctcctcatCTTTAGGGCCAAAGCCACCGATCCAGAACGTAAGGATGGATCCGGAACGGGGCAGATTAACCTGGGAGCTCAATGCACGTGCGTCTAAGATTCTGTGCACCAAGGATCCGGATCAACAGCAGTGGGTAAACCATGCTCTCTGCATGCCAGGCACCCGCTTTCACGTGCGCATGGAGCCTGAAGGGCAAGCCCATCTCCAGCATCGGAACCAGCCGGTCCTGCTCCCGACCCGGCCACGGATGGGGGAGGGATCACTTATAAGCACCGAGGCCCGGCGGCCTCCTGTGGGGGACGTCCAAGATGGCCCGTGTCTGCGAGGGTCAGACCGCGCTAGTGACGACCCTTCACCTGTCACCGAGGGCTGCCACAGCAGGTCTCTCAGGCTGGGGGCCTGAACGGCAGACGTGCGTTCCCCCcactcctggaggctgggtgtctCAGGCGGAGGCCGAGACCCAGGGGGTGTCCTAAGCAGTCCCCGCGTGTCCCTGTCCTCCAGGCGCAGGACACATACTGCTCCTACCAGACTCTCTCCCTGTGCAACGTGACCAAGTACACGGTCCAGGTGCACAGCCCCCCCTTCTCCACCTGGATCCTGTTCCCCGAGCGAGGTAGGAAGGAAGCGCCTCCCTTCCAGTGGCCTTTGGGATGAGCACGCTGGGTcccctcgtcctcctcctcctgctcctcctgctcctcctcctcctcctccatctcctcctcctcctcctccatctcctcctcctccatctcctcctcctcctcctcctcctcctcctcctccatctcctcctcctcctccatctcctcctcctcctccatctcctcctcctcctcctcctcctcctccatctcctcctcctccttcatctcctccttctccttcatctcctcctgctcctcctcctgctcaatctcctcctcctcctcctcctcctccatctcctcctccatctcctcctcctccatctcctcctcctcctcctgctcctccatgtcctcctcctccatctcctccatctcctcctcctccatctcctccatctcctcctccttcatctcctcctcctcctccatctcttccatctcctcctcctcctcctcctcctgctcctccatctcctccatctcctcctcctcctcctccatctcctcctcctcctgctcctccatctcctcctcctcctgctcctccatctcctcctcctcttgctcctccatctcctcctcctcctcctccatctcctgctcctcctcctcctcctcctccatctcctcctcctccatctcctcctcctccatctcctcctcctccatctcctcctcctcctccatctcctcctcctcctcctccatctcctcctcctcctcctccatctcctcctcctcctcctccatctcctcctcctcctcctcctccatctcctcctcctcctcctccatctcctcctcctcctcctccatctcctcctcctcctcctccatctcctcctccatctcctcctcctccatctcctcctcctcctccatctcctcctcctccatgtcctcctcctcctccatctcctcctcctcctcctccatctcctcctccatctcctcctcctcctccatctcctccttctcctccatctcctcctcctccatctcgtcctcctccatctcctcctcctcctcctcctcctccatctcctcctcctccatctcctcctcctcctcctcctccatctcctcctcctccatctcctcctcctcctcctccatctcctcctcctcctcctccatctcctcctcctccatctcctcctcctccatctcgtcctcctccatctcctcttcctcctcctcctcctccccctcctcacaCCCTCAGAGCATCACACACAGAACTCATTTCTCTGATCTTAAAATGGCAGAATGGAGAAATGGAGAGGAGAGTGCTGGTCAGCAGAGGACACCCCTGGTGGCTATCATGGGGAGCCTGGGACCTGTGTATGCCCTGGGTCTGGGGGACTCTGGGGCACCCCTTGGGGCCACCTGCGTGGGATGCGGCACCACAGTCCTGAAACGTCTTCCCCAGGGGGAGGCAAAGCCAAGCGCCCAGGGGGCTCTGGGTGCTCCTTAGCCGGCAGGTGCCCCGGTGACCGTGACGGGAGGGGCCGCTCTAAAGAGCCACTCCTGTGCCTCGCACTTTGCACGTGCAGACGAGCAGCCCGAGACGGCCCCTGCAGACCTCAGCTGCTGGGTGCACGACGTGGACTTCATGAGCTGCCGGTGGGCCGTGGGCAGGGCCGCCCCCAGCGACACCCAGTACCGTCTCTACTGGAAGGACCGGAGGTGGGTGCGGCCTCTGGCCGGGCTGGACGCCCCGGGCCTGGGAAGCGGAGTCTCGTTTCCTGACTTGCTGTTCCTGTTGCAGTCGCTACAGAGAGTGTGGCCACTACCAGACGGACAGCGGGGGCAGGCACGTGGGCTGTCGTTTCCCCGGCATCTCCCAGTACCCCAGGATCTTTGTGGTCATGGTGAACGGAACCAGCCAGCTGTCCAGCATCTCCTGCCGGGATTACCTGGCAGATCTGTATGAAATGGGTCAGTCAGGTCCGGGGACAGTCCTTCCCGCCCACCCCGCAGTTCACTGCTCTTGTCTTCACCTGGGATGCAGTGACACGTCCCTCAGTGGGGGACAAACCGCAGACCCTGACCGCTCTCAGCtccgcaggctgcagcccaggtccaggcggggcagactcggggctgctgaggctgcttcctgctcacagatggcgctgctcctggtcctcacagggtggacggGCAGGGGGCTCTCGGGTCCCCCGTTCCCTTTAGAAACGTaaatgatttctcattttcacaACGCTGTCTCTGGTTGCTGTAGCTGCTGCAGATGACCAGCATGGGGTAAGAGGAGTTTCTTACCCCAGCCCTGCAGAGCAGATGAGGCCAGGGTCCCAGGGCTGAGCCCTCCACgggctccaggaggctccttcctgcctctccagctcctggggctccaggcggccctgggctggtggccccagccctccagcctctgcctccgtctccacgtggctcctcctctgtgtctgtgtctcctcttctgtgtcttgtgaggacacggccatgacctcagggccaccctgaccaggaggagctcctctcagggtcctgcactcactgcctctgcagagaccctgtgtccacaccaggtcccctgcacaggtcCCAGAtggacatgaatttggggggcCGTGTTCACCCCACTGCCAAGCTCTCTACAAAAGTGCCCTCCATTCTCCCAGGTCCTTGCTGTTCCCAGCAGCTGGACGCAGCTGCCCCCGGGCCCCTCTGTGCCCCGTGAGGGTGTGCACTGGTCTGCAGAGCCTCCTGGTGCTCACAGGCTTAGCCGTGTGGACAGAGGAAGGGCAGCAGAGCCCCGGGCTGCCTAGTCCTGCGCTGGGAGTGGGCTCTGTCCAGCAAACGTGAGCCTGGTGCCCGTTTGggtccccctcccctcctgcccaggTCCCTTACCTCCTCTGCCTGCCGGAGCCCCGGTCACCCTCCCTCCAGGCAACCCTGTGTCCCGACTCCCCGTCTCAGAGAGGCCAGGCTCCCAGCTTGCAGGACCTGGGCTTGGTGGGATAGAGTAACGAGGGCTGGCGCCTCGCCTGCTGTGCAGCTGCAGAGGGCAGGGACGACTGGGCTTCGGGTAGTTCCTGACCCGGAGGGAGGACCGCTCGTGTGCGCTGGGCTGAGGACCGGCCCAGGAAGAAGCCTCTGAGGACGGGTGCAAAGGGTCAGGACAGCCGGGCTGCCCGAGGCAGAGCCCAGGAAGAACCAGGACAGAGGAGGCAGTGGCCAGGAGCAGTGGAGGACACGGAGGCCGTTCTGCTGCTGGGGGCAGTGGAGAGATGGCACTGTGACCAGCAAAGGAGAACCGGGGACAGGgcacctcctcctgctcctcctcctcctcctcctcctgctcctcctcctcctcctcctcctcctcctcctcctgctcctcctcctcctcctcctgctcctcctcctcctcctgctcctcctcctgttcctcctcctgttcctcctcctcctcctgttcctcctcctgttcctcctgttcctgttcttcctcctgctcctcctcctgctcctgctcctcctgctcctcctcctcctcctgttcctcctcctcctcctcctgttctgttcctgttcttcctcctgctcctcctcctgctcctgctcctcctgctcctcctcctcctctccctcctcctcctcctcctcctcctcatttatAGGAGATACATCTTAAAGGACCTGACAGAGTtaaatgctttttcctttttgctttacTCATGGATTTTTCCTCCCTAGAGAAACTCAGTCCACCCAGCATCACTGCCAAGTGTAACAAGAGCTCCTCCTTCATGGAGTGGAAGATGTTCAGCCACTTCAACAAGTACTTCCAGTATCAGCTTCAAGTGC contains these protein-coding regions:
- the Il3ra gene encoding interleukin-3 receptor subunit alpha isoform X2 — encoded protein: MDVLRLLMLLTPACLPQEAAQGPKPPIQNVRMDPERGRLTWELNARASKILCTKDPDQQQWAQDTYCSYQTLSLCNVTKYTVQVHSPPFSTWILFPERDEQPETAPADLSCWVHDVDFMSCRWAVGRAAPSDTQYRLYWKDRSRYRECGHYQTDSGGRHVGCRFPGISQYPRIFVVMVNGTSQLSSISCRDYLADLYEMEKLSPPSITAKCNKSSSFMEWKMFSHFNKYFQYQLQVHKSPGTSITENLANPGNYMVKMRVRSDGNVHSEWSPWGAPQRFRCDSDEERPARILRTSLLVAAGTLAVALLGLLLCKRFSLMRRLFPPIPRVREPVCDPVLGGELLVLEAGREDCPVVEVQALEET
- the Il3ra gene encoding interleukin-3 receptor subunit alpha isoform X1; the protein is MDVLRLLMLLTPACLPQEAAQGPKPPIQNVRMDPERGRLTWELNARASKILCTKDPDQQQWAQDTYCSYQTLSLCNVTKYTVQVHSPPFSTWILFPERDEQPETAPADLSCWVHDVDFMSCRWAVGRAAPSDTQYRLYWKDRSRYRECGHYQTDSGGRHVGCRFPGISQYPRIFVVMVNGTSQLSSISCRDYLADLYEMEKLSPPSITAKCNKSSSFMEWKMFSHFNKYFQYQLQVHKSPGTSITENISTNFFQLANPGNYMVKMRVRSDGNVHSEWSPWGAPQRFRCDSDEERPARILRTSLLVAAGTLAVALLGLLLCKRFSLMRRLFPPIPRVREPVCDPVLGGELLVLEAGREDCPVVEVQALEET